The Lacipirellula parvula genome window below encodes:
- a CDS encoding PilZ domain-containing protein, with product MSKSKYAIDRRQGRNGIDSCGACGSSIALVHPTPDHPAMPWRCRTCDALYLAAPQKRLGTTFQGGVRQAFYMDVIERAALAAPNQQPELSSEDLLQLQQCTRSAVTRTGESRSQLRYPVVTPVSVLPLAADFRIAGPLTTAHTIDVSCGGLGLSISNPTSAAYFAVEFLIESISMPAVILRPVRREGGGQEFTVAGEFVCRIQY from the coding sequence ATGTCCAAATCGAAGTACGCCATCGACCGCCGGCAGGGCAGAAACGGTATCGACTCGTGCGGCGCCTGCGGCTCGAGCATCGCCCTCGTCCACCCCACGCCCGATCATCCCGCGATGCCCTGGCGCTGCCGCACGTGCGACGCGCTCTACCTCGCCGCTCCGCAAAAGCGTTTGGGCACGACGTTCCAGGGGGGCGTTCGCCAAGCCTTTTACATGGACGTCATCGAGCGAGCCGCGCTCGCCGCTCCGAACCAGCAGCCGGAACTGTCGAGCGAAGACCTGCTGCAACTTCAGCAATGCACCCGCAGCGCCGTCACGCGCACCGGCGAATCGCGCAGCCAGTTGCGTTACCCGGTCGTGACGCCGGTCTCGGTCTTGCCCCTGGCGGCCGACTTCCGCATCGCCGGTCCGCTGACGACCGCCCACACAATCGACGTCAGCTGCGGCGGACTCGGACTGTCGATCTCAAACCCCACGTCGGCCGCGTACTTTGCTGTGGAGTTTTTGATCGAAAGCATCTCGATGCCCGCCGTCATCCTGCGGCCCGTACGCCGCGAGGGGGGTGGCCAGGAATTCACCGTGGCAGGCGAGTTCGTCTGCCGGATACAATACTGA
- a CDS encoding DUF1207 domain-containing protein: MKLHHPLTAAVAAWLCLAPTYCLADAPSSASAATTEATAAADNDDEGWFDGWKPRFITERFGRGRKEAAPPDGTIVLTGGQEALPPLGPVNEPGLNDPYVAGSLGATNGMGQPLPAYTDIPMPRDGGGYYSGTTGLVSGQPYTWQVMPQGLIYRSYLAGEKESRLRSFWYGEHGRALWDLTLGGNVGLIRYGTSGTARPEGWQLGLEGAGLVRLDMDQNRDVDSDDFRGGVPITWGDSVHQVKIAYYHLSSHLGDEYLLKHPGYPRLNYSRDCIVWGHSMYTTENFRVYGEVAYAVAYDVGKPWEFQLGFDWAPGYATGKHGAPFVAFNAHLREEHNFGGNGVIQGGWAWRGSPSSGLFRVGVEYFNGKDDQFSFYDDSVQKIGGGIWYDF, translated from the coding sequence ATGAAACTCCACCACCCGCTGACGGCAGCGGTTGCGGCTTGGCTCTGCCTCGCCCCGACCTACTGCCTGGCCGACGCCCCCTCGTCGGCAAGCGCTGCAACCACCGAGGCAACCGCCGCCGCCGACAACGACGACGAAGGCTGGTTCGACGGTTGGAAGCCGCGCTTCATCACTGAACGCTTCGGCCGCGGCCGCAAAGAAGCCGCGCCGCCCGACGGCACGATCGTCCTCACCGGCGGTCAGGAAGCGTTGCCGCCGCTCGGGCCCGTCAACGAACCAGGCCTCAACGATCCCTACGTCGCCGGCTCGCTCGGCGCCACGAACGGCATGGGGCAGCCGCTCCCTGCTTACACCGACATCCCCATGCCGCGCGACGGCGGCGGCTACTACTCCGGCACCACCGGGCTCGTCAGCGGCCAGCCCTACACCTGGCAAGTGATGCCGCAAGGTTTGATCTATCGCTCGTATCTCGCCGGCGAAAAAGAATCTCGCCTCCGCTCCTTCTGGTACGGCGAGCATGGGCGCGCGCTGTGGGATCTCACCCTCGGCGGCAACGTCGGCCTCATTCGCTACGGCACCAGCGGCACCGCTCGGCCTGAAGGTTGGCAACTCGGCCTCGAAGGCGCCGGCCTCGTCCGCCTCGACATGGACCAGAACCGCGACGTCGACTCAGACGATTTCCGCGGCGGCGTGCCGATCACTTGGGGCGACTCGGTCCACCAGGTAAAGATCGCCTACTACCATCTCAGCTCGCACCTCGGCGACGAGTACTTGCTGAAGCACCCAGGCTATCCGCGGCTCAACTACAGTCGCGACTGCATCGTGTGGGGTCACTCGATGTACACCACTGAAAACTTCCGCGTCTATGGCGAAGTCGCGTATGCGGTCGCCTACGACGTCGGCAAGCCGTGGGAGTTCCAGCTAGGTTTCGACTGGGCGCCCGGCTACGCCACCGGCAAGCATGGCGCCCCGTTCGTCGCGTTCAACGCCCACTTGCGTGAAGAACACAACTTCGGCGGCAACGGCGTCATCCAAGGCGGCTGGGCGTGGCGCGGCAGTCCGTCGTCCGGCCTGTTCCGCGTCGGCGTGGAATACTTCAACGGCAAGGACGACCAGTTCTCGTTCTACGACGACAGCGTCCAAAAAATCGGCGGCGGCATCTGGTACGACTTCTAA
- a CDS encoding PAS domain S-box protein, translated as MAPSRSTTDAAADPASLIDGWCDVLQRERIFFRVDAKNRLLAVSPSVQEQMGYDPDELVGRDYHDYFDVDHPLLAKFLDASGRFIQYDPPGLRRSIGRKNSGELIYLILREQPAPSEEGPAIDYMAEDLTVRVQAVLTMQDSERRYNRLVEGLRNDYIIYSRDAEGRITYVSPSTKNVLGYEPEQMIGVYARDTFADPAAGHAMVDQFIQDIEAGRRAVHTERIEVRHHNGAVRVMEIDEWPVFGVDGRIKSIEGISKDVTEADAIDRRIRKSNEDLERHVAFRTGELTSINEELRANEARYRDVIETLNDFIVRWKPSGVRTFVNEAFCRFHSVTAAELVGTSFVPQIHPDTQSIFHAALDSITPQNPSVNYEIRVARRDGSWPWVQWNTRAKFSPDGEIAEYQSVGRDVTALKAAADLLRQKEAHLAHLSRLATMGEMVAGIAHEINQPLHAAKTFAEAARRNLQTGGPGKVEKAIECAEEISQAITRTVGIIRRLREFTKAQPFELEAFQINCIVKEATELAGYVIRRTGAVVRLELTDDSPTILGDRIQLEQLVVNLLINACEAMEQTPQNERIIHVRTKTEGKELAISVSDAGSGVDDEGMTRLFEAFFTTKQEGMGMGLVLCKSIAEAHGGDLWAERNADGPGMTFILTLPISGERP; from the coding sequence GTGGCCCCATCGCGATCCACAACCGACGCAGCCGCCGACCCGGCGTCGCTTATCGACGGCTGGTGCGACGTGCTCCAGCGCGAGCGGATCTTTTTCCGCGTCGATGCGAAGAACCGGCTCCTCGCAGTTTCGCCGTCGGTGCAGGAGCAAATGGGCTACGACCCCGACGAGCTCGTCGGCCGCGACTATCACGATTACTTCGACGTCGATCACCCGCTGCTGGCGAAGTTCCTCGACGCCTCCGGCCGCTTCATCCAGTACGATCCGCCCGGCCTCCGGCGATCGATCGGCCGGAAGAATAGCGGTGAGTTGATCTACCTGATCCTCCGCGAGCAACCCGCTCCCAGCGAGGAAGGCCCCGCGATCGATTACATGGCCGAGGACCTCACAGTCCGCGTCCAAGCGGTGCTGACGATGCAAGACAGCGAGCGGCGCTACAACCGACTCGTCGAAGGCCTCCGCAACGACTACATCATCTACTCCCGCGACGCCGAAGGCCGCATCACGTACGTCAGCCCGTCGACGAAGAACGTCCTCGGCTACGAACCTGAGCAGATGATCGGGGTTTACGCCCGCGATACGTTTGCCGACCCTGCCGCCGGGCACGCAATGGTCGATCAGTTCATCCAGGACATCGAAGCAGGGCGGCGAGCGGTTCACACGGAACGGATCGAAGTTCGTCACCACAACGGCGCCGTCCGCGTGATGGAAATCGACGAGTGGCCCGTCTTCGGCGTTGACGGCCGGATCAAGTCGATCGAAGGCATCAGCAAGGACGTCACCGAGGCCGACGCGATCGATCGGCGGATCCGCAAATCGAACGAAGACCTCGAACGGCACGTCGCCTTCCGCACCGGCGAGCTCACCTCGATCAACGAGGAACTGCGCGCCAACGAAGCCCGCTACCGCGACGTCATCGAAACGCTCAACGACTTTATCGTGCGCTGGAAGCCAAGCGGGGTACGAACCTTCGTCAACGAAGCCTTCTGCCGATTTCACAGCGTTACGGCGGCCGAACTCGTCGGCACGAGCTTCGTGCCGCAGATCCACCCCGATACGCAAAGCATTTTCCACGCCGCGCTCGATTCGATCACTCCGCAGAATCCTTCGGTCAATTACGAAATCCGCGTCGCGCGACGCGACGGCAGCTGGCCTTGGGTGCAGTGGAACACCCGCGCCAAGTTCAGTCCCGACGGCGAGATCGCCGAATATCAATCGGTCGGCCGCGACGTCACGGCGCTGAAAGCCGCCGCCGACCTGCTGCGTCAGAAGGAAGCCCACCTCGCGCACCTCTCGCGATTGGCGACGATGGGCGAAATGGTCGCCGGCATCGCCCACGAAATCAATCAGCCGCTCCACGCGGCCAAGACCTTCGCCGAAGCCGCCCGCCGCAACCTACAAACCGGCGGGCCCGGCAAAGTCGAGAAGGCCATCGAGTGCGCCGAGGAGATTTCGCAGGCAATCACGCGCACCGTCGGCATCATCCGTCGCCTCCGGGAGTTTACGAAGGCGCAACCGTTCGAACTCGAGGCGTTTCAGATCAACTGCATCGTCAAAGAAGCAACCGAGTTGGCGGGCTACGTCATCCGCCGCACCGGAGCGGTGGTCCGCCTGGAACTGACGGACGACTCGCCGACGATCCTGGGCGATCGTATTCAACTAGAACAGCTGGTGGTGAATCTGCTCATCAACGCCTGCGAGGCGATGGAGCAAACTCCTCAGAACGAACGAATCATCCACGTCCGCACCAAGACGGAAGGGAAAGAGCTCGCGATCTCCGTCTCCGACGCCGGCAGCGGCGTCGACGACGAGGGGATGACGCGCCTCTTCGAAGCCTTCT
- a CDS encoding lamin tail domain-containing protein, with the protein MKRALTICTLAIAALLTGRADAAIQITEWMYAGANGEFIEFTNTGAAPVDLTGWSYTDSARTPGQVSLASLGTIAAGESFIVTETADAAFRTAWNLPGSVKVFGGNTTNLGRADEVNIYNGTTLVDRLTYDDQGIAGSIRTQNKSGIPSSLAALGANNVLQWQFAANGDSFGSVASVGGDIGNPGRFTLVPEPATLALAGLGAVAIAALRRRSR; encoded by the coding sequence ATGAAGCGGGCTTTAACCATTTGCACGTTGGCCATCGCGGCCCTGTTGACGGGGCGCGCCGACGCCGCGATCCAGATCACCGAGTGGATGTACGCCGGCGCCAACGGCGAATTTATCGAATTTACCAACACGGGCGCGGCGCCCGTCGATCTCACCGGCTGGAGCTACACCGACTCGGCCCGCACCCCGGGGCAGGTCTCGCTCGCCTCGCTCGGCACGATCGCCGCCGGAGAATCGTTCATCGTCACCGAAACGGCCGACGCCGCGTTCCGCACCGCGTGGAACCTGCCGGGTAGCGTGAAAGTGTTCGGCGGCAACACGACCAACCTCGGCCGCGCCGACGAAGTGAACATCTACAACGGCACGACGCTCGTCGATCGCCTCACCTACGACGACCAAGGCATCGCCGGCTCGATCCGCACCCAAAACAAGAGCGGCATTCCCTCGTCGCTCGCCGCCCTCGGCGCCAACAACGTGCTGCAGTGGCAATTCGCTGCGAACGGCGACAGCTTCGGCTCGGTCGCCAGCGTCGGCGGCGACATCGGCAACCCGGGCCGGTTCACGCTGGTTCCTGAACCAGCGACGCTCGCGCTCGCCGGCCTCGGCGCCGTGGCGATCGCCGCGCTCCGCCGCCGGTCGCGCTAG